From the Candidatus Hydrogenedentota bacterium genome, the window ATGCGGCGCGCGAGTTCCTGCCTGCGCGACAGCCCCCGCCGCTGGAGCATAATCTCTTCCGCGGCCTTGCGGAACATGGGATGGGGCGAGACGTCGCCCGCGGCGGCACACTGCGGAAGAATGAAAAGCCCTTCGCCATGACGGCGGCTGATTTCCTGGCGCACGTCGTGCCAGAAATCGGCGGATACCTGAGAGAGGCCTTCGGTTTCCTGAGACGGGCACGCGATGTTGATGACCATCCCGGCCAGCGTCTGGTCCGGACGCCAGAAGAACAGCAGTTCGACGCCGGGGTCCGTGCTGCCTTCAAAACTCTTGAAGTCGCCGCGCCGCGTATCGCCGTACATCAGCGCGGCGCCATCCGAGTACTGGGCGCGCCGATTGATGCCGAGGGCGGCGCTGCCCAGCGCCCAGTTCATGCTTGCAGGCGCGCGGTTTTCCCAAGCCGCGGCCACGGCGTTCGCGGTCTGTTCCACGAAAAACGCGCCGTACTCGGATGCCGTCATGACACCCGGGTCGTTGCTCACGTCATACAGTCCTTTATACCTGCTGTCCTCCAACCCCGGCGCAGTGTGCGTGTGCGTGGCGTTCACGACCAGTTTGCGCGGGTCGAAACCGGGCAGGCGCCCGGCGACTGCCTCGCGCAACCGGTCCACCGTGCCCCCGCACACACCGACCAGGTCGCAGGAAACCAGGATGGCCTGCTCGGTCTGCCCGTCCGGCCCGCGCGTTTCCAGCGCGAGCGCCGTGACCGTAAGCGGGTCCAGCACGCCCGTCGAGATGCGTTTGTGCAGTTGGCCCACGAGCGCCACGGGCTTCGGCGGCGTGATGTCCATTGAGGCCCACCCCGCGAAGAGCGGGTCTTCACGCGTAACCTTCGCCGCCAGAGCGGCCGACGTTTCCTGGAACCATTTGCCGCACGCGGCGACCTGCGGCGCGTTATTCTCCGGGTCTGATTCGTATTCGATACCTAACAGAAGCGGCTTCAGCCGCAATTCTTCGAGCACTTCCAGCACTGTCCCGATTTCGCCCACACCCTGGCCCCAAGGCACGTCACGGGCGTCCGGCGCAGCCTTGTCCAAGTCCTTGAGATGCAACGCCAGCAACCGGCGGTCCAGCAGCCGCACGGCGTCCGCGGGCCTGACGCCGGAACGCAGCCAGTGCCCCGTGTCGCCGCAGGCGCCGATACGCGCCCCGCGTCCTTCGCACGCGCGCAGCACGGC encodes:
- a CDS encoding sugar phosphate isomerase/epimerase; translation: MSRTRTYALLLAVLGLLGASYRADAQTPFGWRVGPAAWSFNRFSFFEAVDKTATLGMDCIEAFEGQRVWPDAEVLFDANLTDESIQQIRAKLEAAKVRLVSIYLHNIPAGETDCRRVFEFAQRLGVEFLVSEPLPEALDQIEKCCNEFSISLAIHNHPEGSSRYWNPEAVLRACEGRGARIGACGDTGHWLRSGVRPADAVRLLDRRLLALHLKDLDKAAPDARDVPWGQGVGEIGTVLEVLEELRLKPLLLGIEYESDPENNAPQVAACGKWFQETSAALAAKVTREDPLFAGWASMDITPPKPVALVGQLHKRISTGVLDPLTVTALALETRGPDGQTEQAILVSCDLVGVCGGTVDRLREAVAGRLPGFDPRKLVVNATHTHTAPGLEDSRYKGLYDVSNDPGVMTASEYGAFFVEQTANAVAAAWENRAPASMNWALGSAALGINRRAQYSDGAALMYGDTRRGDFKSFEGSTDPGVELLFFWRPDQTLAGMVINIACPSQETEGLSQVSADFWHDVRQEISRRHGEGLFILPQCAAAGDVSPHPMFRKAAEEIMLQRRGLSRRQELARRIADAVDAVLPAAVADAKAAICLRHDVIALDLPEVEPARLPFYEADSVHPMRFHVLRIGDVGMATNPFELFLDYGFRIQARSKPVLTFLVQLCDSSSGYLPTAEAISGGGYSADHFVVGPEGGQLLVDETVARLNFFWP